In one window of Acidobacteriota bacterium DNA:
- a CDS encoding cysteine peptidase family C39 domain-containing protein: MMIHKKYLLITASIVLIALLSTLYFFYKRKSPEVLSIPAVGGRVEARFHFAESPIFLQTDSRWATQEIGGSREPLRAVGCTICSLSMALAHYDIEMTPDALNEKLKAQEGFTEQGWLKWNKIASVTEQKIRVDIPTLSHEAIDHALKSQQPVIAKILLNGSIQHWVLIVGKSGQEYLIKDPLGDGRSLEPLSKFGSDIFAIRVVAKNNA, translated from the coding sequence ATGATGATTCATAAAAAATACCTTCTGATCACTGCATCAATCGTTTTAATCGCGCTGCTTTCGACTTTGTATTTTTTCTACAAACGAAAATCCCCTGAAGTGTTATCTATCCCTGCGGTTGGCGGCAGAGTGGAAGCGCGATTTCACTTCGCCGAATCGCCGATTTTTCTACAAACCGATTCACGCTGGGCGACACAGGAAATCGGTGGCAGTCGCGAACCGCTTCGCGCCGTTGGTTGCACCATCTGTTCATTGAGCATGGCGCTGGCGCATTACGATATTGAAATGACGCCCGATGCGCTCAATGAAAAGCTCAAGGCTCAGGAAGGTTTCACCGAACAGGGGTGGTTGAAATGGAATAAAATCGCCAGCGTCACCGAACAGAAAATCCGCGTCGATATTCCCACACTTTCACATGAAGCCATCGACCATGCTTTAAAATCGCAACAACCGGTCATCGCAAAAATTTTATTGAACGGCAGCATTCAACACTGGGTGTTAATCGTCGGCAAATCGGGGCAGGAATATTTAATCAAAGACCCGTTGGGCGATGGCCGGTCACTAGAACCCTTATCAAAATTCGGCAGCGATATTTTCGCCATCCGGGTCGTTGCAAAAAACAACGCTTAA